The Elusimicrobiota bacterium genome contains the following window.
GGAGTAGGGACGGAAGGGGGGGGAACTAATAATCATAAACGTCTTTTCTGTGTGAAATTCTTAAAACAAGTACACTTTTTTGGGCTATTGTGTAAATAACTCTATAATCCCCAATACGTAAGCTAAATAGGCCCTTATACGCGCCTTTTACGGTTTGCCGGCGAATGCATTTTCTGAGAGCTCTTTTTCCAGCTGGTTTACCAGCTTAACCTGGAAAGAATGGTCAATTCTTTTTAGGTCTTTAATAACAGACTTTTTATAATCAATCTTTTTTTCCAAGCAACAACCTCATTTTTTTAGACGAAATAATCTCATCGTCTTTGTCGTTAAGCCTGTCTAAAGCAATTTGATAATCAAAATACTCAGTAACAAACGCCTGAATTGCTTTTCTAATAATGTAACTTTTACTTCTTTCAAGCTCATGTGAAATCTTGTTTACTTCTTTTTCTAATTCTTCAGGTAATCTTAATGCTATTGAATGCATAGTATTCTCTCCCCTACCTCCAATTTTGTTTTTTGGTTGCAGTAGCGTAAAACAGTGTATTACACTGCAATGTAAGTATAACATAGTATTACATAAATGACAAAGAAAAAAAAGATATTGACTAAAAGGACTTTATAGACTATAGTAATATTGGGTGGCAGTCTTGCAGCACTACAAGTCGCTAAAAAAAGCACCGAAAAAACTGGTGCTTTTTTGTTATATAAACGGCAGCATAGTTCCACGGGGTTTACCCGTGGGTATCCACGGTATCTTTTTTCATTTTTTAAGCGTGTACTCTTTTAGAAGAAATAAAATTGATTTGAAGCTCTACCCCCAGCACTTCAGCTATTTTCTCTAAAGTTCCTATTGTAACATTATGATTGGGACATTCCAGAGCTGATACAGTCTGTTGAGTTGTATGTAACCGCTTCGCAAGTTCTTTTTGCGTTATTGTGTTTCTTTGTTTCTAATTTTGGTTAGTTATTTTGAATATTTTTTTTAATACTGCTATAAGAATTATAGATTTTCGTAAAAGTGGAAAGTAAAGCGGTTTTGTGACAAGGA
Protein-coding sequences here:
- a CDS encoding helix-turn-helix transcriptional regulator; translated protein: MTQKELAKRLHTTQQTVSALECPNHNVTIGTLEKIAEVLGVELQINFISSKRVHA
- a CDS encoding ribbon-helix-helix protein, CopG family is translated as MHSIALRLPEELEKEVNKISHELERSKSYIIRKAIQAFVTEYFDYQIALDRLNDKDDEIISSKKMRLLLGKKD
- a CDS encoding type II toxin-antitoxin system RelE/ParE family toxin → MRRQTVKGAYKGLFSLRIGDYRVIYTIAQKSVLVLRISHRKDVYDY